Proteins found in one Salminus brasiliensis chromosome 13, fSalBra1.hap2, whole genome shotgun sequence genomic segment:
- the pllp gene encoding plasmolipin: MADFPGKVNTETSSPQTQTTSWQLMNVSMDLNFFKTIPGILLIAEIVLGLLVWALIASAFYQYVAAYGWVMFVSVTLWILSIILFIILFLNIQQKLTSVPWPLVLLVFYGVATILYLTAFIANAASVSAYKYLSYHYNHMAASAFFSIVVTLTYGASTVFAYLDWRGDGGNAATSTVPV, from the exons ATGGCAGATTTTCCGGGGAAGGTAAACACTGAGACAAGCTCACCTCAGACTCAAACAACATCATGGCAACTAATGAACGTATCTATGGACCTGAACTTCTTCAAGACCATTCCTGGGATTCTCTTAATTGCGGAGATT GTTTTAGGCTTGTTGGTATGGGCACTCATAGCCAGTGCCTTCTACCAGTATGTCGCTGCCTATGGCTGGGTGATGTTTGTGAGTGTGACACTGTGGATTCTCTCCATCATTCTGTTCATCATTCTGTTCCTGAACATACAGCAGAAATTAACTTCTGTGCCATGGCCTTTAGTG CTGTTGGTGTTTTACGGCGTTGCGACTATCCTGTATCTCACTGCCTTTATTGCCAATGCTGCTTCAGTTTCTGCATATAAATATTTGTCATATCACTATAACCATATGGCAGCTTCTGCG TTTTTCAGCATTGTGGTGACACTGACTTACGGCGCTAGCACCGTCTTTGCCTACCTGGACTGGAGGGGTGATGGGGGAAATGCCGCCACCAGCACAGTGCCCGTGTAG
- the arl2bp gene encoding ADP-ribosylation factor-like protein 2-binding protein: protein MMDVQERDLLGSGENIVEMHDLEEEDFAVSRSSDADTVFDTVIGNIEDIIMEDDFQNLQQSFMEKYYLEFDDSEENKLSYTPIFNEYVDLLEKYLEQQLIERIPGFNMNDFTHSLKQHKDEVSGDIFDMLLTFTDFMAFKEMFIDYRAEREGRGLDLSTGLVVKSLSSSTSTTVTSSTASGSL, encoded by the exons ATGATGGATGTTCAAGAGCGAG ACCTGCTCGGTAGCGGAGAGAACATTGTTGAGATGCACGATTTGGAAGAAGAGGATTTTGCTGTCTCAAG ATCATCAGATGCTGATACAGTGTTCGACACTGTAATAGGGAACATTGAGGATATCATAATGG AAGACGACTTTCAGAATCTTCAGCAGTCGTTCATGGAGAAATATTACCTGGAGTTTGATGACTCTGAAGAGAATAAACTCAGTTATACCcccatttttaatgaatat GTTGATCTCTTAGAGAAGTATCTGGAACAACAGCTGATAGAGCGAATTCCTGGATTTAACATGAATGATTTTACTCATTCACTGAA GCAACACAAGGATGAAGTCTCAGGGGATATATTTGACATGCTGCTTACTTTTACAGACTTTATGGCCTTTAAAGAGATGTTCATTGATTACAGAGCA GAACGTGAAGGACGAGGGCTGGACCTAAGCACTGGCTTGGTGGTGAAATCTTTGAGCTCATCTACTTCCACAACGGTCACATCCAGTACAGCGTCAGGGTCCCTCTGA